ATTACCTCCAATATTAGTAGCTTCTTTATAAATAGATCCATAGATTCTACTAATTACAATACTGGTATATGACTCAATAAGTAAAGCATTTAAAATTAAATTAATTAAAGCTAAAACCAATGCAGAACCTGTTAAAATACTAATACCAAATGCAATAGCTCCAAATAAAAAATTAAAGAATGCTGAAATAATCATAATTGTAATGAAACTAAATAATAAAATTCCAATAAATTTAATCCATCCAATATTTTTAATTAGAGCTAAAATTTCCCTAAATCTAAATGCTGCAGCTAGTTCATCATTATAAATCATATTAGACATTGCCATTATTTCAACTAAACTAATAAATATTGCAAGTATAATAGAAATAATTAAAATTATTCCACCAATATAGTTGATAGAGCAATCAATAGATTCATTAACAGTTAACATCAATCCAAGCAAGAATAAAATTGCAGGTAAAATAGTATAAGCTATTCCTACAATTAATGAACGAATACCATTTAAGAATATTCCTTTAATATCTTTAAATTCTGGAAGTTCAAATCTAGCTTCTATAGAATATTTTATAACATTATACAGATATCCTGAGCAAAATATCATTAAAATAAATATTACTATAAATGATAAAACTATTAAAGCCATATTAGTTTGAGGAATCATTGAAAATGCTTTTTGAGCTGTATCTATAGGAGCATTTTCAGCAATGACTTTCATACTGTCATAAGCTAAATACTGTATGAAAAATGAAATAAAACTTGATATAAGGAATATTAGTCCTAAAACTAAAACCTTTTTTCCATCATTAAAAGGATATTTTAATCCTTCCTTTACTACATCAGTAATACTACTCATAAAATCACCTTTAAGAAAAAATAAATATTATTTTAAATTAATCAATCACCAATCTTTAAAGAAAAAATAAATATTATTTTAAATTAATCAATCACCAATCTTTAAAGAAAAAATCCATTTATTGAAGATTGTATAATAATCCACATACTCTTGATTGTAAAATCATATTATAAGGACCTACAATAAATAACATGACAAAATAACTTATCATAAATCCAGCAATTAATATTCCACCTGCTGCCATACCAAATCCTAAAGATCCAGTAAAGATTCCAAAGAATCCAAATAAAAACCAAATTAATAAGAAAACAATCACATAAATTCCACAGCAAATAATAACTAAACCAAGATATGTACCTAAACTTCTTGCAACACCAACTGATTTAATAATCTCTATTATTTCTTTATAATCAAATGCTTTGCTTAATGAATCATCATAATTTGCCATATTTGCTACTCCAAACATACTCATTAAGTAAGCAAATAATATAGCTACAACAGTAATTATAGAACCAACAGCCATCAATGCAGACTCAGCATATCCGCCAATTGAACTAGAGATTAAAGCAAATATTAAAAAGATTATAAATGGAATCAATAAATAAACCAAATAGACCAAAATAACTTTTATTCCATCAACAAACATATCAATAAGATTATCAAACTCAGGTAATGGATCATTACCATTAATCATACCTTCTACAGAGATTTTTGTAACTCTGTAAGAATAACCATAAAGTAAAAATATAGGAAGTAAAAGAAAGCTTAAAAAGTAACTTACCCCTAATATTAGTAAAACTTTTAAATCTTTAGCAGAATATTCTAAAGAATCTTTATAAATATCTAAAATCATAAAATCATCACCTAATCATAAATTAAAATACACCATAAATTAAAAAAATACCTATTTTAATTGAAATTCATAAACTAAACCTAAATATTATTTTAAACTAAAGTTCATCATCACTAAACTTAAAAACATCCTCTATACTTAAATAAGAATCCAACTCTTTACCATAAGTAGCTTCGTTTAAGACTCTTGTAATTTTATATGCTAAAAGTAAAGAAGGATTATACCGTCCGTTTTCTAAGGCATTAATCGTTTGACGAGTTACACCAACAGATTCAGCTAAATCCTGTTGGCTCATCTTAATTTCTTGCCTTAAATATCTTATAATTGTTTTCATATAATCACTTAAACAATAGCTAGATTAAAAATTATAGAATAAGGAATGTAATAAATATTTTCTAAATGTAAAAATTATATTACATTTTCCATATGTAAAAATTATATTACATATTATATAAATGTTTCTACAAACTAAGTGAAAAATTAAAAAAACTTAAAAAAAGGATATTAAAAGATAATGAAAAATATAACTAAAAAAAGGTATTAAAAAATAATGAAAAATATAATTAAAAAAAATAGAATTGAAAAATTATTAAGCAGTTATTATTAAGCCCTTAATAATTTAAGATTTTTATAAATATATAAAGCTATTAAAAGACCTGAAATAATGGAAATCATTAAAGTAATTGGTACAAATGGCATTTGGAATAAAAATGCATCTAAATTAAATGATTCAAGAATAACAGCTACCAAATTATTTATAAAATGAATAGATATAGTCATAAGAATGTTATCAGTTTTTAAATATACTATACACATACACATTCCAAATAAAAATGCACTGCTAATTCCACCAAACTCATGTCCAATAGCAAATATAGCAGAAGATATAATCATAGCAGCTATTACACCAATTCTTATTTTTAATCTATTAAATAGAACTCCTCTAAATAATAGTTCTTCAAGAATAGGTGCAAATATAATAGAAGATATTACCTCTAAAAAGAAAGTGAATGGATCAACATACTCTGGAGAAAAATCTAGCATAGGTACTGTACCTGGATATAAAGAAGTATAAATTAAATCCAAACTTGAAAAGAAAGCAAGTACAATGAATGCAAATAGAATATTAATTAAGAATATGTAAAGTATTTCTTCACTATTATCTTTTTTAAATAGCTTAGAAAAGTCATCACTTAAGCCATGAGTTCCTTTTAAAGCCCAGATAAAGAATAAAAGTATGAAAAATAACAGTAACATCATTACTAAATTATCAGACTTATCCATAACCGGAAAAATAATACTAAGTGCAATTGTTAAAATAAGAGCTATTAAAATAGCTACAATTAATTCTCTAAGCCTTATAGTTCTAAGCCTTACATTAAAATCTGTGACACTAAAGTCCATTTTTACACCGAAAATCTTTTTTAAAAGATAAAATTACTTTTAAAAATTTTATTAATAAACATATAATAATTTTCTAAATCTTTACTTATTAAATTTTCTACTTTAGAAAAATATTCTAAGTTGAAACTATAAAATTTACTTATTTAAATTTTCTAGCATAATAAACAATATATAAATCAGATGATTTTTCAATGATTTTATC
Above is a genomic segment from Methanobrevibacter olleyae containing:
- a CDS encoding DUF4013 domain-containing protein, whose translation is MSSITDVVKEGLKYPFNDGKKVLVLGLIFLISSFISFFIQYLAYDSMKVIAENAPIDTAQKAFSMIPQTNMALIVLSFIVIFILMIFCSGYLYNVIKYSIEARFELPEFKDIKGIFLNGIRSLIVGIAYTILPAILFLLGLMLTVNESIDCSINYIGGIILIISIILAIFISLVEIMAMSNMIYNDELAAAFRFREILALIKNIGWIKFIGILLFSFITIMIISAFFNFLFGAIAFGISILTGSALVLALINLILNALLIESYTSIVISRIYGSIYKEATNIGGNDGELEKLE
- a CDS encoding DUF4013 domain-containing protein → MILDIYKDSLEYSAKDLKVLLILGVSYFLSFLLLPIFLLYGYSYRVTKISVEGMINGNDPLPEFDNLIDMFVDGIKVILVYLVYLLIPFIIFLIFALISSSIGGYAESALMAVGSIITVVAILFAYLMSMFGVANMANYDDSLSKAFDYKEIIEIIKSVGVARSLGTYLGLVIICCGIYVIVFLLIWFLFGFFGIFTGSLGFGMAAGGILIAGFMISYFVMLFIVGPYNMILQSRVCGLLYNLQ
- a CDS encoding helix-turn-helix transcriptional regulator — encoded protein: MKTIIRYLRQEIKMSQQDLAESVGVTRQTINALENGRYNPSLLLAYKITRVLNEATYGKELDSYLSIEDVFKFSDDEL
- a CDS encoding CPBP family intramembrane glutamic endopeptidase, translating into MDFSVTDFNVRLRTIRLRELIVAILIALILTIALSIIFPVMDKSDNLVMMLLLFFILLFFIWALKGTHGLSDDFSKLFKKDNSEEILYIFLINILFAFIVLAFFSSLDLIYTSLYPGTVPMLDFSPEYVDPFTFFLEVISSIIFAPILEELLFRGVLFNRLKIRIGVIAAMIISSAIFAIGHEFGGISSAFLFGMCMCIVYLKTDNILMTISIHFINNLVAVILESFNLDAFLFQMPFVPITLMISIISGLLIALYIYKNLKLLRA